From a single Longimicrobium sp. genomic region:
- a CDS encoding macro domain-containing protein has protein sequence MIRTAHGNLLEAPVEALVNTVNCVGVMGKGIALQFKQAFPANYKAYEAACNANMVAPGRMLVHDHGMLIHPRYVINFPTKRHWRGDSRMEDIETGLTALVEEVRERGIRSIAVPPLGCGLGGLDWAEVRPKIEAAFTALPDVEVLLYEPSGAPAAKAMPVRTEKPKMTASRALFIKLMESYEALDYSRTLLEVQKLAYFLQAAGEPLRLKYEPGIYGPYAHNLNKVLEAMEGHYVRGYGDSQRPDAEIELLPDAVEAAEAYLDVDSDSRRRLERVVALIEGFETPYGMELLATVHWAGVHGGREGGAPARDAAQAVAIVHAWNPRKQRILKPRHVATAWDRLTSLGWLDTPSNIKRAQSTTLL, from the coding sequence GTGATTCGGACTGCGCATGGGAACTTGCTGGAGGCTCCGGTCGAAGCCCTGGTCAACACGGTGAACTGTGTCGGCGTCATGGGTAAGGGGATCGCGCTCCAGTTCAAGCAGGCGTTCCCCGCCAACTACAAGGCGTACGAGGCTGCGTGCAACGCGAACATGGTCGCGCCGGGACGCATGCTGGTACACGACCATGGGATGCTCATCCATCCCCGCTACGTCATCAACTTCCCCACGAAGCGGCACTGGCGGGGCGACTCGCGCATGGAGGACATCGAGACCGGGCTCACCGCGCTGGTGGAGGAGGTCCGGGAGCGCGGCATCCGGAGCATCGCGGTGCCGCCGCTCGGGTGCGGGCTCGGCGGGCTCGACTGGGCAGAGGTGAGGCCGAAGATCGAGGCCGCCTTCACCGCTCTTCCGGACGTCGAGGTGCTCCTGTACGAACCGTCCGGCGCGCCTGCCGCGAAGGCGATGCCGGTGCGTACCGAAAAGCCGAAGATGACCGCCTCCAGGGCGCTCTTCATCAAGCTGATGGAGAGCTACGAGGCGCTGGACTACAGCAGGACGCTGCTCGAGGTGCAGAAGCTAGCGTACTTTCTGCAGGCCGCCGGCGAGCCGCTTCGGCTGAAGTACGAGCCGGGCATATACGGACCCTACGCCCACAACCTGAACAAGGTGCTCGAGGCGATGGAGGGCCACTACGTCCGCGGCTATGGCGACAGCCAGCGCCCGGATGCCGAGATCGAGCTCCTCCCCGACGCGGTGGAAGCCGCGGAGGCATACCTTGACGTTGATTCCGATTCGCGGCGCCGCCTGGAGCGCGTGGTGGCGCTGATCGAGGGGTTCGAGACGCCGTACGGAATGGAGCTGCTGGCCACCGTGCATTGGGCCGGGGTGCACGGCGGCCGCGAAGGCGGAGCACCAGCCAGGGACGCTGCGCAGGCGGTGGCGATCGTCCACGCCTGGAATCCGCGGAAGCAG
- a CDS encoding DUF4433 domain-containing protein: MTGSSEVPKPTRLYRIVHVDNLPTLIQRGALHAPNSTPADGLPYRTIHNTAVQSNRSVRRVPCGPGGTIHDYVPFYFGPLSVMQLNLHTSRVAGYEQGQAPLVYLVTTVERVLEARRPWVFADGHGLAAMTSWYDDLAKLSEVDWSLVGERYWRDTPDDNDRMRRKQAEFLVWEHLPWSAIRGIAVLNGRVKGQVEETLGNYPGAHAPRVLTKRNWYY, translated from the coding sequence GTGACTGGATCGAGCGAGGTGCCCAAACCGACCCGGTTGTACCGCATCGTGCATGTGGACAACCTTCCGACGCTGATCCAGCGCGGTGCGCTGCACGCTCCCAACTCCACGCCCGCGGACGGCCTGCCGTACCGTACGATCCACAACACCGCGGTGCAGTCGAACCGAAGCGTGCGGCGAGTGCCGTGTGGCCCCGGCGGGACGATCCACGACTACGTGCCGTTCTACTTTGGTCCGCTCTCGGTGATGCAGCTCAACCTGCACACGAGCCGGGTTGCGGGGTACGAACAGGGACAGGCTCCGCTGGTGTATCTGGTCACCACGGTCGAGCGAGTGTTGGAGGCGCGGCGCCCCTGGGTGTTTGCCGACGGGCATGGGTTGGCCGCGATGACCAGCTGGTACGATGACCTGGCGAAGCTCAGCGAAGTGGACTGGAGCCTGGTGGGCGAGCGGTACTGGAGGGACACGCCAGACGACAATGACCGCATGCGGCGGAAGCAGGCCGAGTTCCTGGTATGGGAGCACCTGCCGTGGAGTGCGATCCGCGGTATCGCGGTGTTGAATGGGAGGGTGAAGGGGCAGGTCGAGGAGACGCTCGGCAACTACCCGGGTGCGCATGCGCCGCGGGTGCTGACCAAGCGGAACTGGTACTACTGA